From Synechococcales cyanobacterium T60_A2020_003:
TGATGTGCAGGAGTTCAAAACAGATTCGCAAAAGGCGATCGCAGCAGTCTTGGAACAGGATTTAGAGTAAATGGACTGGACACAGATAGTCACCCAGGCGGAAGCGATCACCGAGCAGGTGGGGCAACGGCTGCTTCAGGATTTTGGGCAGGTACGGGCAACGGAGAAAGCGGACGGTAGCCTGGTGACGCGGTCGGATCAGTGGGCGGATGGAGCCTTGCGGGAGGCGATCGCCCGTCAGTTTCCGGGGCATGGCGTCCTGAGTGAGGAAGTGGAGCATATCTTTCCGGATACGGACTGGTGCTGGATTATTGACCCGATTGACGGCACAACCAACTTTGCGCGCGGGGTGCCGCTGTGGGGCATTTCCCTGGGCTTGCTTTACCAGGGAACCCCCGTGTTCGGCCATGTGCGGATTCCGCCCCTCAACCACCAATGTTTTCACGGCTTCTGGATGGGAGAGTCGGGATTAGCAGGCCCAACCGGGGCGTACCTCAACCATCAGCCCATCCATGTCAGCACCGAGGAACCGTCGGGCAACCACTTTTTTAGCCTCTGCGCCCGCAGTACAAAGATTTTGCAGCAACCGTTTCCGTGCAAGATTCGGATGCTGGGGGTGGCAACCTACAACTTGCTGAGTGTGGCGACGGGAGCCATGCTAGGGGGTGTGGAAGCGACACCAAAAATTTGGGATATTGCGGCGATTTGGGCGATCGTGCAGGCGGCGGGCGGTGTTTGGGTTGCCCTGGATGATCAGCCGATTTTTCCCCTGCAACCGGGTAGGGACTATAGTGCGCGATCGTTTCCAACCTTGGTGGCGAGTTCACCGGAACTGGCGGAGCGCTTTCGTCCGCTGGTGGCGTGCGTAGTGCGGTAATAGAGGTTCAGGTGCATGTTCGAGGGACGTGTGTTAGCAGATCGGCTCAGCGTGTTAATCATCTGCACGGTACAGGCGGCATTACAGCTACCGGGCAAGGGACATCATTGCATACTCCCAAACTAGAGGCGATCGCCCCGCCCCTCGCGCTAAGCTAAAAAGCGATGTCTTGTGAGGGTTGAAGACGATGCACACGTGGCACTGGCAATCCTGGAACGATATGCCCTATCTAACCTGTAGCCTGTTGGAGTCCTGGGCGCATGGCTTTTTTACCCAGCAGTTTAGTCCCCGTGTTCCCGAAGAGCTGGTGACCGTTCTGCGACCAGAGGCGCAAGTCTGCCGTGTGAAGCAGGTGCATGGCAATACTGTTTTGACGCCTTTCGACTTGCAGCATCCGCCCACCGCAACCTCTGATGCCGATTCGGTGCTCCATGCGGCGGATGGCCTTGTTACCGAGCAGAATCAACAATCCGTATGGGTCTGCACCGCTGACTGTGTGCCCGTCCTGATTGCCGATGACACCACCGGACAAGTTGCCGCTGTCCATGCTGGATGGCGCGGAACGGCTGCTCGTATCGTGCCAGCGGCGATCGCCTGTCTTCAAGCTCAAGGGAGTAAAATCTCGAACCTTCGAGTTGCCTTGGGGCCTGCGATCGCTGGAGAGGTCTACCAGGTTTCCTCCGACGTCGCGGCTGAACTCGGTGCAAGCCTGTTTCCCCATGAGGCGTCTCAACACCCCGAAACGGAGAGTCGCACCCTGGATCTCTTGGCGCAGTTGCGTGATCGTCCAGACTCTCCCGTTCAGGATGACCCTGAACCTGGCAAGGTGCGGGTCGATGTGCGGCGGGTGAATGTTCTCCAGCTTCAGCAACTTGGCCTTGATCCCGAACACATAGCGATCGCCCCGTTTTGCACCTACCAACAGCCGCAGCATTTCTTTTCTTACCGACGCAGTCGCCAGAAAAAGGTGCAATGGTCGGGGATTGTCAGCGAAGCCGCAAGCTAGAAAACTACCGCGTGGCTGACCAGGGAATCGTTGGGTCTATGGCCAAGGCGTTGGCGACGGCAGCGGCTCCGTAACGGTTGATATGGCTGGGATCTTGAAAATAGCCATTTTCGTACAGCCACGCCTGACTCAAATCCACAAAAACGAAGCCTTCATCTACCGCAAGCTGCTGCATGTACCATCGAAACTGCTCTTCGTAGTACTGCCGGGTGGGGTCAAGGTAATCGGCGGTGAGTGGCAAACTTACAAACACGAGGGGAATGCCCTGTTCCGCTGCGAATTGGGCGATCGTTCGGGTGGCGTCGGTCTGCACACCCTCCAGGGAAAAGGGACGATAGCTGCCGTCAAAGTCTCCCGATACGTGTGGGAATTGCTGGTAATAGCTCACAGGCTCGAAGCGCGTATCAATGGCTGCAAAACCCAGTTCGTCGATATGGATGGGATGGGCTGCTGCTGCTCCGCTCAATTGCCCAAGCGGATCGGGAGCGGCGATCGCGTCATTAGTTGACGTTTGGGCGGCCATTAGGTTCGCCTCTGACCACGAATGGCACAGAGACTTGACCGGAACCGCGATCTGCGCCGATAGATCCTCCCTTGGTATCGGAGGCACATCGACACAGACGGTTCCTGGCTCTTTGGAAGAGGCGATGGTCCCAGTGGGTAGTTCTGGCCGAAACTGAATGGGGCGATCGCCCGTTGCCAAAGCCTGATAGCCAGGAGACGATGTAATCCGGGCATAGGTGGCATCAGTGCGTCCGCTATTAAATGCCCGCGATCCATCCGCCCACACAATCAACTTGGGCAGTTGATCAGGCGTTAACACCTGCCGCAATACGACATCGATCACCTGGGCGGTGGCTCCGTTCACGCTAAAGTTATACACTGTTACCCCGTCGTAGCCTTGATCGCGCAGAGCATCCCGCAACACGGTTGGATCAACCCCTTGGAGTGCCCGCGAACTGCCCACCACCAGCACATCCGGTACGCCTGAATGTTTCATAAAGGCCGCATAGCGCTGCAATTGCTGATCGAGTAATTCGCTGTGGAACGATGGAAACTCGTAGATGGGATTCAGGATGACGGGGGTGACGATATTCATCCCGGTTTCGGCCTGACGTAGGGATAGCAAAAAGGGTTCGGCGTTCGATTCATCCGTGAATGGCGTGGACTTTGAGGTGAGAACCAGCGATGACGGTACGCTGCGGAGCAGGGGTGTAGAGAGATGCTCCGAGAGACTACCCCCCCCAAGGGCGATCGCCACTATGGCACTGGGTAACATGCTTGTCCTCCAAGCGACACGACTCCACGCTTTATACCAACCCTCTTTGCCGCCCCAATCTGGTGTTCCCCGGTCTGAAGACTGAAGCCCTTCACCACGACTCAATGCCTAACCCTCTACATAGATTGCGATTCCCTAATTCGTGAACAGAACTCGTTATCTCAATTTTGAGTTCAGGACTTACGCACTACGTGCGGCGTCCTGAGTCTTTTAGGCGATTTTGCGCGG
This genomic window contains:
- a CDS encoding inositol monophosphatase family protein, translated to MDWTQIVTQAEAITEQVGQRLLQDFGQVRATEKADGSLVTRSDQWADGALREAIARQFPGHGVLSEEVEHIFPDTDWCWIIDPIDGTTNFARGVPLWGISLGLLYQGTPVFGHVRIPPLNHQCFHGFWMGESGLAGPTGAYLNHQPIHVSTEEPSGNHFFSLCARSTKILQQPFPCKIRMLGVATYNLLSVATGAMLGGVEATPKIWDIAAIWAIVQAAGGVWVALDDQPIFPLQPGRDYSARSFPTLVASSPELAERFRPLVACVVR
- the pgeF gene encoding peptidoglycan editing factor PgeF; protein product: MHTWHWQSWNDMPYLTCSLLESWAHGFFTQQFSPRVPEELVTVLRPEAQVCRVKQVHGNTVLTPFDLQHPPTATSDADSVLHAADGLVTEQNQQSVWVCTADCVPVLIADDTTGQVAAVHAGWRGTAARIVPAAIACLQAQGSKISNLRVALGPAIAGEVYQVSSDVAAELGASLFPHEASQHPETESRTLDLLAQLRDRPDSPVQDDPEPGKVRVDVRRVNVLQLQQLGLDPEHIAIAPFCTYQQPQHFFSYRRSRQKKVQWSGIVSEAAS